The following coding sequences lie in one Pseudorasbora parva isolate DD20220531a chromosome 18, ASM2467924v1, whole genome shotgun sequence genomic window:
- the LOC137046592 gene encoding uncharacterized protein isoform X2 — protein MIVKKPSRVKSSERNVTPMRAAPSLSNFRSHGSKRRRSARRGRQLPKLKGPGCSRDSFRVQKAGGRCLNAGTWRDHGEGLMAAAGSSDFSQDSTSLTMPSGVSSFLLDCLDVDSPTSFEDSTLSSIEEFRRADNDDEGCTLRTEAGLMSAVKNSTLLDLSHAQDLELQLPPNLSSILELSVDAAEDEEMSPVRLSPVYVSSEALASGVASGGKLRPEDERTSVKTRPVDPTPAVRKCFAEKGKVIKCRKVTFSDVVSVRDVSSLKCDQGGQLGAGGQRGTGGQQGSKGQRGTGGQRGTGGQRGTGGQRSSKGQRGAGGQRGAGGQRGTRGQRGSKGQRASGGQLGSGGHRGEQLQPDRSVSESSDIPSGPVRFFDFADVCEREAFFHRLKQTRSFTFPARPVTVSLFPI, from the exons ATGATTGTGAAGAAACCGTCGAGAGTAAAAAGCAGCGAGCGCAATGTGACGCCGATGAGAGCCGCTCCGTCACTCTCCA ATTTCCGATCACATGGGTCTAAACGCCGTCGAAGTGCTCGCCGAGGACGCCAGCTGCCGAAGCTCAAAGGCCCCGGATGCAGCCGAGACAG TTTCCGAGTACAGAAGGCAGGTGGAAGATGTCTGAATGCAGGAACGTGGAGAGATCACGGCGAG GGCCTGATGGCTGCCGCCGGCTCCAGCGACTTCAGCCAGGACTCCACAA GTCTAACGATGCCCTCTGGAGTTTCCAGCTTCCTGTTGGATTGCTTGGATGTCGACTCTCCAACTTCATTCGAGGACTCGACGCTTTCATCCATCGAGGAGTTTCGCAGAGCTGACAATGATG ATGAAGGTTGCACTTTACGCACTGAAGCCGGACTGATGAGCGCTGTGAAGAACTCCACTCTTCTGGATCTCAGTCATGCGCAGGATCTGGAGCTCCAGCTGCCTCCAAACCTCTCCTCCATTCTTG AACTCTCAGTAGACGCTGCTGAAGATGAAGAGATGTCACCTGTTCG GCTGTCTCCTGTATATGTGTCTTCGGAAGCCTTGGCCTCAGGTGTTGCATCAG GAGGAAAGTTGAGACCAGAGGACGAGAGAACGTCTGTGAAGACCAGACCTGTAGATCCGACTCCTGCTGTTAGGAAG TGTTTTGCAGAGAAGGGAAAAGTAATCAAATGCAGGAAAGTGACGTTCAGTGATGTTGTGAGTGTTCGAGACGTGTCGAGCCTTAAGTGTGATCAAGGGGGTCAACTGGGTGCTGGAGGCCAACGTGGCACTGGAGGTCAGCAGGGCTCTAAAGGTCAGCGGGGCACTGGAGGTCAGCGGGGCACTGGAGGTCAGCGGGGGACTGGAGGTCAGAGGAGCTCTAAAGGTCAGCGGGGTGCTGGAGGTCAGCGGGGCGCTGGAGGTCAGCGGGGCACTCGAGGTCAGAGGGGCTCTAAAGGTCAGCGGGCCTCTGGAGGTCAACTGGGGTCTGGAGGTCATCGAGGCGAGCAGCTTCAGCCGGACAGAAGCGTGTCGGAATCCTCAGATATTCCCTCAGGGCCTGTGAGATTCTTTGACTTTGCAgacgtgtgtgagagagaggccTTTTTCCACAGACTGAAACAAACTCGCTCGTTCACGTTTCCTGCCAGACCAGTGACTGTTTCCTTATTCCCCATATAG
- the LOC137046592 gene encoding uncharacterized protein isoform X3 has protein sequence MIVKKPSRVKSSERNVTPMRAAPSLSNFRSHGSKRRRSARRGRQLPKLKGPGCSRDSFRVQKAGGRCLNAGTWRDHGEQGLMAAAGSSDFSQDSTSLTMPSGVSSFLLDCLDVDSPTSFEDSTLSSIEEFRRADNDDEGCTLRTEAGLMSAVKNSTLLDLSHAQDLELQLPPNLSSILDAAEDEEMSPVRLSPVYVSSEALASGVASGGKLRPEDERTSVKTRPVDPTPAVRKCFAEKGKVIKCRKVTFSDVVSVRDVSSLKCDQGGQLGAGGQRGTGGQQGSKGQRGTGGQRGTGGQRGTGGQRSSKGQRGAGGQRGAGGQRGTRGQRGSKGQRASGGQLGSGGHRGEQLQPDRSVSESSDIPSGPVRFFDFADVCEREAFFHRLKQTRSFTFPARPVTVSLFPI, from the exons ATGATTGTGAAGAAACCGTCGAGAGTAAAAAGCAGCGAGCGCAATGTGACGCCGATGAGAGCCGCTCCGTCACTCTCCA ATTTCCGATCACATGGGTCTAAACGCCGTCGAAGTGCTCGCCGAGGACGCCAGCTGCCGAAGCTCAAAGGCCCCGGATGCAGCCGAGACAG TTTCCGAGTACAGAAGGCAGGTGGAAGATGTCTGAATGCAGGAACGTGGAGAGATCACGGCGAG CAGGGCCTGATGGCTGCCGCCGGCTCCAGCGACTTCAGCCAGGACTCCACAA GTCTAACGATGCCCTCTGGAGTTTCCAGCTTCCTGTTGGATTGCTTGGATGTCGACTCTCCAACTTCATTCGAGGACTCGACGCTTTCATCCATCGAGGAGTTTCGCAGAGCTGACAATGATG ATGAAGGTTGCACTTTACGCACTGAAGCCGGACTGATGAGCGCTGTGAAGAACTCCACTCTTCTGGATCTCAGTCATGCGCAGGATCTGGAGCTCCAGCTGCCTCCAAACCTCTCCTCCATTCTTG ACGCTGCTGAAGATGAAGAGATGTCACCTGTTCG GCTGTCTCCTGTATATGTGTCTTCGGAAGCCTTGGCCTCAGGTGTTGCATCAG GAGGAAAGTTGAGACCAGAGGACGAGAGAACGTCTGTGAAGACCAGACCTGTAGATCCGACTCCTGCTGTTAGGAAG TGTTTTGCAGAGAAGGGAAAAGTAATCAAATGCAGGAAAGTGACGTTCAGTGATGTTGTGAGTGTTCGAGACGTGTCGAGCCTTAAGTGTGATCAAGGGGGTCAACTGGGTGCTGGAGGCCAACGTGGCACTGGAGGTCAGCAGGGCTCTAAAGGTCAGCGGGGCACTGGAGGTCAGCGGGGCACTGGAGGTCAGCGGGGGACTGGAGGTCAGAGGAGCTCTAAAGGTCAGCGGGGTGCTGGAGGTCAGCGGGGCGCTGGAGGTCAGCGGGGCACTCGAGGTCAGAGGGGCTCTAAAGGTCAGCGGGCCTCTGGAGGTCAACTGGGGTCTGGAGGTCATCGAGGCGAGCAGCTTCAGCCGGACAGAAGCGTGTCGGAATCCTCAGATATTCCCTCAGGGCCTGTGAGATTCTTTGACTTTGCAgacgtgtgtgagagagaggccTTTTTCCACAGACTGAAACAAACTCGCTCGTTCACGTTTCCTGCCAGACCAGTGACTGTTTCCTTATTCCCCATATAG
- the LOC137046592 gene encoding uncharacterized protein isoform X1: MIVKKPSRVKSSERNVTPMRAAPSLSNFRSHGSKRRRSARRGRQLPKLKGPGCSRDSFRVQKAGGRCLNAGTWRDHGEQGLMAAAGSSDFSQDSTSLTMPSGVSSFLLDCLDVDSPTSFEDSTLSSIEEFRRADNDDEGCTLRTEAGLMSAVKNSTLLDLSHAQDLELQLPPNLSSILELSVDAAEDEEMSPVRLSPVYVSSEALASGVASGGKLRPEDERTSVKTRPVDPTPAVRKCFAEKGKVIKCRKVTFSDVVSVRDVSSLKCDQGGQLGAGGQRGTGGQQGSKGQRGTGGQRGTGGQRGTGGQRSSKGQRGAGGQRGAGGQRGTRGQRGSKGQRASGGQLGSGGHRGEQLQPDRSVSESSDIPSGPVRFFDFADVCEREAFFHRLKQTRSFTFPARPVTVSLFPI, encoded by the exons ATGATTGTGAAGAAACCGTCGAGAGTAAAAAGCAGCGAGCGCAATGTGACGCCGATGAGAGCCGCTCCGTCACTCTCCA ATTTCCGATCACATGGGTCTAAACGCCGTCGAAGTGCTCGCCGAGGACGCCAGCTGCCGAAGCTCAAAGGCCCCGGATGCAGCCGAGACAG TTTCCGAGTACAGAAGGCAGGTGGAAGATGTCTGAATGCAGGAACGTGGAGAGATCACGGCGAG CAGGGCCTGATGGCTGCCGCCGGCTCCAGCGACTTCAGCCAGGACTCCACAA GTCTAACGATGCCCTCTGGAGTTTCCAGCTTCCTGTTGGATTGCTTGGATGTCGACTCTCCAACTTCATTCGAGGACTCGACGCTTTCATCCATCGAGGAGTTTCGCAGAGCTGACAATGATG ATGAAGGTTGCACTTTACGCACTGAAGCCGGACTGATGAGCGCTGTGAAGAACTCCACTCTTCTGGATCTCAGTCATGCGCAGGATCTGGAGCTCCAGCTGCCTCCAAACCTCTCCTCCATTCTTG AACTCTCAGTAGACGCTGCTGAAGATGAAGAGATGTCACCTGTTCG GCTGTCTCCTGTATATGTGTCTTCGGAAGCCTTGGCCTCAGGTGTTGCATCAG GAGGAAAGTTGAGACCAGAGGACGAGAGAACGTCTGTGAAGACCAGACCTGTAGATCCGACTCCTGCTGTTAGGAAG TGTTTTGCAGAGAAGGGAAAAGTAATCAAATGCAGGAAAGTGACGTTCAGTGATGTTGTGAGTGTTCGAGACGTGTCGAGCCTTAAGTGTGATCAAGGGGGTCAACTGGGTGCTGGAGGCCAACGTGGCACTGGAGGTCAGCAGGGCTCTAAAGGTCAGCGGGGCACTGGAGGTCAGCGGGGCACTGGAGGTCAGCGGGGGACTGGAGGTCAGAGGAGCTCTAAAGGTCAGCGGGGTGCTGGAGGTCAGCGGGGCGCTGGAGGTCAGCGGGGCACTCGAGGTCAGAGGGGCTCTAAAGGTCAGCGGGCCTCTGGAGGTCAACTGGGGTCTGGAGGTCATCGAGGCGAGCAGCTTCAGCCGGACAGAAGCGTGTCGGAATCCTCAGATATTCCCTCAGGGCCTGTGAGATTCTTTGACTTTGCAgacgtgtgtgagagagaggccTTTTTCCACAGACTGAAACAAACTCGCTCGTTCACGTTTCCTGCCAGACCAGTGACTGTTTCCTTATTCCCCATATAG